In Arthrobacter sp. QXT-31, one genomic interval encodes:
- a CDS encoding nuclease-related domain-containing protein, whose translation MTGVNGSYGRAGNGLSGNTGWAASGGAVQAGARGEKQTEEVLRQFADRAAVLHDLRVPIPGFNANIDPVI comes from the coding sequence GTGACCGGCGTGAATGGCAGCTACGGCCGGGCAGGCAACGGGCTGTCCGGTAACACCGGCTGGGCGGCCAGCGGGGGCGCCGTGCAGGCCGGTGCCCGCGGTGAGAAGCAGACCGAAGAGGTGCTGCGCCAGTTCGCAGACCGGGCCGCTGTCCTGCACGACCTTCGCGTCCCGATCCCCGGGTTCAACGCCAACATCGACCCCGTCATCTGA
- a CDS encoding site-specific integrase, protein MTRAKMPAWQLFRYKPTKDESGRWTARSRYNDDEGVRHDIKRSGRTAGAADRALRLAVKQAELESTRRKELAAQAELASFTLEELAERWLQARRPAPVKIDNIAQTGAPPTDGLRMQSWNSYRGNLRNHILPALGKTSVAGLRTPQCEDFIHSLYKKETGDGYRTAAIAKQVLTQVMDYAVRQGHRTDNPVRSVSNLPSPRKTPVKLRPATVAAVHEAVRSRQPEPGVGGPKPTGRLSDVVQFLLSTGMRIGEGLAVRWDDVQIEGDNIWVTVSGTLVEDSGVFDRQTYPKSNKSHRTLPLTNDWIQDMIRRRHKQFQIRLQEGKRRRRNSRKNYAPHVPVNGR, encoded by the coding sequence ATGACACGGGCAAAAATGCCCGCCTGGCAACTTTTCCGGTACAAGCCCACGAAGGATGAGTCCGGCAGATGGACAGCCCGGAGTCGCTATAACGACGACGAAGGAGTACGCCATGACATCAAGCGGTCTGGAAGAACTGCAGGTGCCGCCGATCGTGCACTGCGGCTTGCCGTCAAGCAGGCAGAGTTGGAGTCGACGCGGCGCAAAGAGCTCGCGGCGCAAGCGGAGCTCGCTTCTTTCACCCTTGAAGAGCTAGCTGAACGCTGGCTCCAGGCTCGTCGACCAGCGCCCGTCAAGATCGACAACATCGCTCAAACAGGTGCACCGCCCACTGACGGCCTGCGGATGCAATCATGGAACTCGTACAGGGGCAACCTGCGGAACCACATTCTTCCAGCCCTCGGAAAGACTAGCGTGGCGGGGCTGAGAACTCCGCAGTGCGAAGACTTCATCCATAGTCTGTACAAAAAGGAAACCGGCGATGGCTACAGGACCGCTGCCATAGCCAAGCAGGTACTCACACAAGTCATGGACTACGCCGTTCGGCAGGGGCACAGAACTGACAATCCCGTCCGCTCTGTCTCCAACTTGCCCAGTCCGCGGAAAACCCCTGTGAAGCTGAGGCCGGCAACAGTGGCCGCCGTGCACGAGGCCGTCCGGAGTCGGCAGCCGGAGCCAGGAGTCGGAGGACCCAAGCCCACGGGCAGGCTCTCCGACGTTGTGCAATTCCTCTTGTCCACAGGCATGCGCATAGGTGAAGGTCTCGCCGTGCGCTGGGACGACGTTCAAATCGAGGGGGACAACATCTGGGTAACGGTGAGCGGAACCCTGGTGGAGGATTCCGGCGTCTTCGACCGTCAGACTTATCCCAAGTCCAATAAAAGCCACAGGACACTCCCGCTGACAAATGACTGGATTCAGGACATGATCCGCCGCCGTCACAAGCAATTTCAGATCAGACTTCAGGAAGGCAAAAGGCGACGCAGGAATTCTCGAAAGAATTACGCCCCACACGTTCCGGTCAACGGTCGGTAG
- a CDS encoding helix-turn-helix transcriptional regulator, translating into MNEANYEIEKTVWLTRKEAAGHMRLSAATLANWASLDCGPAYVRIGQGRVLYRMSDVDSWMQNQAKRVS; encoded by the coding sequence ATGAACGAGGCAAATTACGAGATCGAGAAAACAGTCTGGCTGACTCGGAAAGAAGCTGCGGGCCATATGCGGCTCAGCGCTGCCACGCTGGCCAACTGGGCAAGCCTGGACTGCGGCCCTGCGTACGTGCGAATTGGACAGGGACGTGTCCTCTACCGCATGAGCGACGTGGATAGCTGGATGCAAAACCAGGCAAAGAGGGTCAGCTGA